From the genome of Seriola aureovittata isolate HTS-2021-v1 ecotype China chromosome 18, ASM2101889v1, whole genome shotgun sequence:
ggggggggggggggggggggggttaactCTCACATCATTTACTGGAGTGAAAGCAGcaataaaatttattttaaaaaatactccattacaagtaacaGAAATATTTGGTAggaagtaactaagtacatttactcaagtactatTCTTAAGTACAATATTGAGgaactttacttgagtattattCATGCAACTTTATACTCAAAGGCACTTAATGAACTTAATGAACCcatgacatttatttgacagttgtaGTTACTGGTGCTTCAGAAAATGATGATTCTTGCATAAAAGCTATAACAAGCGCTTATAGAATCTGATCAGACGACCCGtcagtgtgtaatgtgtaagtagagctgaaatgataagAGATTAATCAATGCGTCAATTGGCAAAGACTTAATTCTGATTTAATTAGAATTTTGAGAATCATGTTGGTTTCTCAGATATGAAgatctgctgctttttcctcttgattatttgaactattttaattcatttttaatagttttgaGGCTCGGCCTGTTAGTTGGACAAAATAAACTTTGTGCAGAACTCACTTTGACCTCagtcaatcaattaatcgagaaaataatcaaatcaagcTGTGATGAAGAAGAATCCGTAGTCGCAGCCCTATTCAAGGAGTGATAATGACATAATGGAGAATATTAGACGACGCTCACAGGCTTCGTTTGTCTGAGTTATGAGCACTTCTACTTTAAACACCTTATTCTACGAACATACATAATGGAGTATTTCTACTCGGTGGTATAGTAACTTTTACTTCTAGGAATACATCCTCCATCAttgaaaatactccattacaagcaCAAGGCCTGCATCCAAAACTTCACTGATGAAAAAGTACAGAAGTAATAGCAACAAAATGAtcagtggacagaaacaaagtaaatctcagagggaaatattgttctTTCTACTCCACTATCTGACAGCTAGtcacttttcagattaagattttacatgaaaaactCGTATATAATACAACACATTGTTAAAAGTTAATCTGGTGAGTACCGACCTTTATGAGCTGCAGTGGCTGAGCACGAATTCTGATtctttacttcagtaaaagtgctaatacaaaaatgtaaaaataccgccttcaaagtaaaagtcttgtATTGAAAAcgttacttaagtaaaagtataatTATCAAAAAGTACTAAGACATAGAAAGTAACAGTACTCAGAGTAGAAAAATGAGCCCTGTGAATGCtgcataataatataataagattATTACACTGATGAACACGTGTATGGAGccttttaatgttttagttGGTCAAAGTTGAGCTAACTTTAACTATTCTATAaatagtttaatctataacaatgcatcTTATTTCATTAactgatcatatgttttataTCTGAACTCTTGTTTTATTACCTGCATAAGTAAATAGTTACTATAGTAACTGCATCAACTCCATCACTGCTGTATTGTGactctttaaataaaattcagTGTGTAGTCGTGGCTCCTTTTCCACTCTACACTGGTTTCATCTAAACGACCATTTCAGGCCGAAAACATGtcaaagattaaagaaaaatccccaaaaatacaacacaacttCATAAAGAACttagttttttcctctttcctctcccattaatcatGTCACGACCCCTCAGATGTATCTGCCGACCCTTTGAGCCCTagattgggaaccactggtctaaaCTAGCTGATGATTCTCTTTCTATTTTAACTGAAGCgggattttgaatgcaggtctttttcttgtaattaagtatttttacatGAAAGTATTGACACTCTCACATCAGTAAAAGATAAGAATACTTCCTCTAAATTGTACTTGAGAAAATGCACTTCCCACCATTGGTAAGTCTGACGGATGGTGATGATATGAGCGATGGCAGATGATCGCCCAGCAACCACCAATATCAACAAAGAACaatatcaggaaaaaaaaaaagaacatattcTGACATTTGTTTGGCACTAATGTTgaatttaatgaatgaaaactgatgTCATGCTAAATAAATACACGCAGGTTGGACTGACATCACCTGGGTTAACTGTGTGGTATCATGAAAGGTGgtaataatcaaataaatcaaagcGTCAGGCCGCTcagaatacacacatttattggCAATAATGACCCAGGCCTGGAGGTTTGATGTCTGAATCAGTGGATGTAACCACTGCGGGGAAAGGTTGAAGTATTTTTAAGAGCCCGCTGTAGTGTACGCTAATGGCAGCCCCGTGTATTTTGGTGTAATTTAGCCCAGGTCTATCTTTAGTCTGTCGGAAATTGAAAATCATGCCTATTCCTGAGCTGCATTTACAGCTGCTCATTATGTAGGAGCCTATATCATTACAGTCAGGTCGTCATTACTGCTCTCCTGCACAGCCTGAGCAGGAGAGCAGCGAGATGGTGGGGAGCAGCGCCGCCATGTGTCTGAGAGGAGCATAGCAGGGCTTGCATGAAAATGCATCATTGTAGGAATACTCAAGTAATGTACAAGTACATCAGACTTGTACCTAAGTACTTGAGGAAAGTTTACTTGAAAGTACTTTCCACTACAGCCTTTGTTCATCTCACTTTAGTTGGTGTGAATGAGCTAGATTAACTTTAactcaccaaaataaaactcagaaaAGAGGtttaaaaagaagttaaaaagtTCCTTAGTTACAGATGTCTGTGATACAGGTAAATAATTATTgaatatattaattaaatatacatatttttaaaatattttaaataatagtttatgataaatacattacatttttctaaaatgGATCTCTGCTTGAAAAACAACCGAATCACACTCAGACCTTTTAATAAAATCCTTAATGGgttattaacattaatttgcAGAACTAACGTTTCCttaaactgaaacatgttgtgTGTTCCCCAAAATGAGAGATGGTGTGACAGAAGTGTTTTATTGTGGGTTGGGCGTAGGTGCGTTTATAAATCGTTGAATGtacaataacagtaataacGTCGGAGCCTTGCTTTGATTGGTTTTAGAGACTCACCCTCcgtcctggtctcagtctgttcTCCAGGAGCCGCCGCTGTTCAGCTTCACCGTCCTTCAGCTCTCCAACCATCTGGTAAGATTTACCTCCTAACGACTTGCTTGAACTGGGAATCCCAAACGGGAAGCTTTACTGTACGAGTCCGCTGCCATATTGTTTGATGTTTAAAAAGAAGTGTAATCTATATTCATCTCTGCGGGGGGGGGGATGACAGAAGTAGTGATCACAAAatccaacaaacaaacatcagtgaCACTTTTCATCCCACAGAGAAAAGTTTTTATCCGGATCATGGCTGTGACGATGCAACCAGGCAGATACGAGGCCTCCGAGTTCCAGACCGGCCTGTGTGATTTCTTCAACGACTGTGGGATCTGtaagaaatctgtttttaatcttgtttttgtttatatttgcgAGATGCAGAGTGCgtattttcatcatcatgcATTTCTCTCGCCTCAGGCCTCCTTGGTGCTTTTTGCTACCCGTGCCTGGGCTGCGCCATCGCCAGTGACATGAACGAGTTCTGCCTGTGTGGAATGGGCATGTCCATCCGCAGCGTCTACAGGACCAAATACAACATCAATGTAAGTTTCAGTGGATGTCTGCAGCTGGCTGACTGCGGGAATCCCTGTTCacactgtgggaaaaaaagcagcaacagtaTTAGTAGGTAACTCTGAGTATGACACCTGTACAGGAGTGGCTGCAGAACAGGAGGGATGTGTTAATGCCAGGTTAGTAGCGTTGtgtttactgaagtaaaagtaccacTACATCCATGTACAAATACTCCATTACAGGTTTAAGTCCTTAATTCAAAATCATACTTAAGTACATAAGTGTGATTGACTGATTAGTGCCATCATCTAGCCAAAgatttaatttgtccaatactttggtttatgactaaatacctgcaaattGCATTAGCCCTAGCTGTACTTggtgtttaatgctaattagcaaatagTTAATACTAAACAAAGACAGTGAACACGGTGAATATTATACCtgcaaaacatcagcatgttagcattgttcCCTACACCAGTAATAAACTTCTAACTCATTACACTCATTAAAAATCGTTATCCTATCGTTGTCTTTCAACTATCTTCCACTTTAATTACGACATATAAAGTTCACATGGTTTACAGCcttagaaatgtaaaaataaaaaatgcatgatTGCTTAAGTTGAAGTAATCTAGGTTTGCACTTGTGTGCATAGGTGTTTACCTAATAATAAAACTGGAGTAAAATCCTATGTTGATTGCCATCAACCCCACCCAGACTCGGTGCATCACATCCAGGCTGCAACCTCTAAGAGTAACTTTTGTACTGTTGTTTTCTAGGGGTCCCTGTGTGATGACTTCATGATGGTCATGTGTTGTCCCATGTGTGCAGCCTGCCAACTGAAGAGAGATATTGACCGCAGGAAGCAGCAGGGCATTTTCTGACTGGGGTAAGCACCTCCACAACACACCCATCCCGTTTAAACCACCTCATAATGACTTGCTATGTTATCCTCAAGTTTATGGAGCTGTTGAAATGATGGAAAATCTCATGCGTGCTTTATGCCTTCTAGATGCTGCTATGACACAAGAGAGGCTGTAAATGGTGGATCGCTGAGCTGCTGAGGCATTAAGTGGTTCACTGTATATAATGTTGGACATAGACTATATATACGCTTCTATAATCCTCTGAGATTAAGAACATTCATATCTTCTAGACAGTTAAACATTAGTCATCTGGGTCACAATTTGATGTTGGAGAACAGTGTCATTATTTACTCttacaataaaatcaaattttatCTGTGTTGTCCTGAGCAGTTGACTGGATGTGGAGAAGATTGCTAACTCTAACTTTTCCTCttgcaccatcatcatcatatttaatttgtccataaatttgtcaaaaataaaataaataaataaaatagtgtctaattagcaaatgctaacACAGTAAACTAAATGGTCACATTAAACTTGCTAAACATTGacatgttaacatttttattgagtgattttttttatagattGTTTCATATCAGGGATTTCATATGAAACGCTGCGAGAgtgactaaaaacaaaaaaacatttgtagaaaataaacttttttcttttttcttatcatATTCCTTCTGTAGTAGTTTAATCTAATCGGGTTTCAGGGACATGACTTCCTATTCACACTTTCTAACTTTGCCAGTTTAAGAGGAATAAACTAGCTGGATGAAGGAAGGTGTCACACAGGTGTCTCTCATAACACGGCTGCATTCCATTTAGCTGTGCCAGTGTCTCGGCTCTGGTACTGTGCATGCTGGTTCATCTGCACAGCTTGTTGGCACACCTAAATATCACTGAACCATGAAGAATTCATCTGTAACACATTTTCCTGTTAAGACAAGTGAGAAAAAGCTACATGCCGCGCAGCAGTGTGGATCTTCAATGTGTTTCTTAGtagttttgtatgttttttttttttttttgttgctctgtgACACAAGGCCACGGCTCCACAAACAACACTGGTTAGTATCATAAATCCTTTGTTGGTTTTAATGTCTTCAGGGAATTTGTTAATAATGAAAGTAACTTTACACAACTTATTCTTCACAGCGTTGACACACAATTGCAAATGTGTGTTGGCATACATAAcgtaaatgtaaatttagatTCAAAGTGAGGTTTTGGATCATGGAGAAAGTCAAAGTGTGCGCTTGTGTGATAGAAAGAACATACTGTGTGGTTAAACttgatggaggaagaggaactttcacagaagaaaaacatcatgagaAATGTTCTGTCATTATGCATCTTAAAGTGTCCACAAACTTCCGCTTTTGGTCACCATTATGTCCTGCCTTTCAACTGGGTGAATTTAATGAAGAATATTACTATGAGTTACTGTAACCACCCATGTTCTTTCTCAAATGAACAAGGGATGAAGtacaaaaaggtaaaataataaCGAGCTTTGTTTAATATGCTTATATTGTATAGATAATTGCAGCCTACCAGGTATTATGGTATTATGTGCATGACTAGCAAACATTTTTCGACATGTGTATATCTTCAGCCTAAATGTTAAAACCTGTGTGCGGATCTGAAGGAATCACAACAGTGAGTGTGCGCTGTTTGGGGCTAACAGGTGGAGAAACTCACATAATGCACCTctcagtggcaaagtttgcaaTTACAGACGTTTTAGGTAAAATCTTCAGCTACTTTAACTTACATGAAGCTGTATCGTCCGGCACTCTGGGCAACTCTAAAGAAAATGCTCCATTCTTTCCTCAGAgtaacagcaacaaacacactggGAGCTAAAAGAGGATGTTGCTGGGaaagctgctgaaaaacaaactcagagaGTGCATGTCATGATTTATGACATATACATGCTGATTGtaaaaggggctatttgtaagtttcctcTGATAGCTGGGAGCAGGTGTTTGTTATTGTCGCTTGACAGGTGCTTCGGCCATCGCTGCTTTTACGAGAcgagaggttataatacgccctctgagcagcgctgcatCTTCAGGGctgattggaggctacagtgagtcactatcaggaagtgacgagacgggccggggctagctggttagcatgctaacttcagtagaggaaaaagaaatgatagagacaagagttaacattgctgTTGCTTTCCattgctggagacagctgttggcaaGTAAacgaatgaagtttgatgttgaactcgcaacgtttcttccagactggcaagtaaacagctgttgatgctaacgctagctatgtagcaccagcaaaacttacaaatagctcctttaaaattgTATAACATTTCaatgaaggagaaaataaacttaaatgaCACGACCATGATGCCGAACAATTTGTCTCAGCTGTGAATTTAATTCTGAATGCATTGCTGAAATGTAATGAGGGTGAACCGAGATGTGTACATGACGAAAGAAACCAAGAACCAcaactgtttcattttcagagcTTAAAAACAGGAGAACGTGTTGGAACGCAAAACCCTATAAACAGAACGATCAGTCGTATCTCTTCACTTCTTTTTGACCCGATGACATGACACGGCAACTATCTGAGGAAGCGTATCCAAAGTCACGCCCAAAGGTTACACCATGCCTCTCCTGTGATTACATCTATGCCAGACACAGATCTGATATATTGGGAAACATTGAACTATTATCCTCGTGGGTGAAAGTAATAAAACACTGCTGTCTGAAAATTtagcaaaacagagaaacatctcAAATGAGTGACGGTGATACCAGAGGGTCCTCCGTGGGCGCTTCCGTTACTGGGACTCAAGTGGTGACGTTGTTGAGCAGGAAGACAAAACTTTAGGACGGGCTGAGGGAGCAGTTttgtgaatttttcttttttttttttttttttgggtggtgTAGGGTGGGGGATGTTTACTGGGTCATCTGGGCTTCCATAGCCTGTGCGGCCCACTCTGGAGCAGCCGCACGGATCTTTTCTAGGAGGTTGTTGACTTGGAAACACAGAGACTGGATCTGCTTGTCCCAGGTAGGAAGGGGTTCACGGGCTGCCGGAGACAAAAGGAAAGATTAGGAGAAATCTAACTTATAtgttaaaactgtgtgtgtggctttacTGAGCTTTGCCTGCTCTATCTCAGCACTGCACCTGACCATAACCAGGCTGCCCCCTACTGGCTGCAGAGAGACATACAgttaaatatcacaatatagACAACATGATATAACTTCATACAatctgatgaaaacatcaggTCCACACAATATGCAAAATACACTTCTGTCAACACATATTCCCCAACAACACGCCCATGTTCCAACATTTTAATAACGACCAGACTCTTGGCGCCTGTGAACAGTGAACTGAGATTATCTGAGTTCAACACTGTGTGATCAATCTGATTCTAAAATCATCTTTAACGAACagtttattgtttgaataaagCAAACGGACAATAAGTTCCGATTTTAGTTGATAATATGTCTAATATGCGGCATCATAATTAGTAGCTAAAATTAAAGTTGTTCTGATACCAATACTAGTATTAGAAGTGCATCCAATACTGTTTACAACAAGCTATCAGGTAGGGCTGAATGATTAATCACATTTGCGATTACActctggtcatgtgacatgcAAGTGAGAGTAGAGCAGTCGGCTAAAAGAGGGAGCAACAACTTGGCACGCTACACTTTGACCTGTTGTACAAAGGCCACAGGCTCGACAGAACCTGGCGCAGCGGAAAGTTTAGTGCCTGAGAGGAGCAGTACGTCGTAGTGTGGAACTagtttggctttaaaaaaagatgctgCACAGAATCAGGCACTGTGCAGAACCTGCCTTGCTACCGTTGCTACGTCACAGGGAAACACTTCTAAGCTGTATCAGCACTTAAAAGTACACCACAAAGCCATGTACGATAGTTGCATGGCTAAAATGCCGACCATCAGTGTGTCCGGGAAGCCAAATACCACCCGACAAGGATCACTGAccgaaatgtttgaaaaaataacTCCATGTGAACGTAATTCAAAGCGGCACGGGGGAAATTACTCAGGCAATAACAGAGTTCATAGGGAAAGATATGATGCCTCTCAGCACGGTGACCAAGCCTGGGTTTACAGCTttgataaatacactggataCGCGGTAAAGCGAGCCCTCCAACACAGATTTTAGCCGGGTTGCCATACCAGAAGGAAAAGGAAGATGATGTCGCACACCTCTTATGGATGTAACTATGTGGATGCCAGACTACTTTTAGTGGAGGTGAACTAAACAGTAGGATATAAAAAAGGACAGTATTGTCATAACCATATGTGAGCTGTTACGTTTGTGTTGGAATGTAAATGTCTctttaagttaaaaaataaatctgtactTTGGTCTGTAAAAATGCAGAGACAAGTTCTGTTCTACATgcaatgtaaaaacactgtgGCGGCCATCACTTACTCTCAAAGTGTACGATGCCGTCTATCTGGTCGATGAAGCCGTTCATGCGTCCCTCAGTGATCATCTGAGAAGCAATCTTCTCAGcctaaagacaaaaaaaaagaaaaacgacacTATGATCACGTACAGCACGGAAACAAACCTCTACACATATTACATttgtaaagtaaaaatgatttttattatcagcagaatatgaatttattttggATCCAACTCGTTTCCTCATCGAGCAGAAATGTAGCTCGGACGCTATTATCTAATTAGCTGGTTTGTTGATCTAATCCACATCTCACCTTCGCTGGAGGGATTTCCAACAGTGCTCCTAGTTCTTCAAAAGTGATGTTGTTGTAGAGTTTACTAGCAGACAGGAGGTTGTGTTCAATCACAGCTCTGTCAAGGATACTGGAGCCTGAGACAGaagagtgtgacagagagagagagagagagagagagagagagagaacgactTAAAAAGCGAAATaacattcagtttttattcttcagttttCTCGCTTCGTTTCAGACACATTGTGCAATtaatcaacacagaaacacaaacttgGAGGCTCAGTTTGTGAGTGGTTAGACATGTGTActgctcatttacacacactggGGAGGATCATGCACaaaatgtactgtaagtgtGGTTCATTATGTATCCCACTGGATTTAATCAAGTCTTTTCAATTAGCAATTGTTCCAGTCTTGCACATTTAAGAGTGTTGTGGAGCCAGTGAGACAATAACTATATACTGACCATAAAAAGGTTCACAGTGAAAATATATAGTCTGTAATGGATGACTTGCTTTTTGGTTAATTTAAGTCACTAAAATAAGCACCTTAATAATTCTACATCATCAGCAATcaagacataaaacacaacaattaaCTTCTACGTATACACCATAAAACACCTGTGGTTAGATGTTACATTGATTCCAGTAGGGTACTGTAGTTTTGTAGACATGACACACTAGTTGGACACAGATTGTGACCAAAAACTTGCCAACAACTTATCAACCTGTGTGGAACCAACTATCTCCACTCACCATCCGCTGTGGTGGCCTTCTGGTGGGGCATCAGCATGGCAGCAAACTCCTGCAACTGGTTTCCTCTGATGATCCGGTCCAGATACATCTTCTCCAGAATACCATAGGCAGCCAGCTGCTGACAGCGCTCGTCCTTAAAGAGGGTGGCCAACATACGGGAACGCTGCTGGCCTAAAACAAAGGACATACAATAGACTTGGTATGAGACACGTGGTAAAACAACTATTGAGCGCTTGTCATTTACCATATTTTTATGAAGACATGAACCTAAACACATTCGTCTACCTGCAGAGGCCAGTATGGTGCAGTTAAGGGCATGTTTCAGTGCTTCTAGACGTTCACTCTCATGTACAATTGACTTGTAAGACAGCTCATTGTATCTCTGTGCAGCTTCAATGAACTTCCTCCTGAAGTCTAGGACTCTTGCATAGCACacctgagaggaaaaacagcatgaaacacTTACTGCAAGGTTCCCATAGAGTTTGATTACAGCAGTTACGTTTCAATTGCAAAcggcagcaacaacaacagatacAGGATGTGGCCATGAAATCAATAAGTGATTGTGTACCTTATAGTGGATCTGCAGCTGTTCGTTAGAGGACTCATTCTGAAGCAATGAGGCTCTGTTGATGTAGGCCTCTGCCTGCACCGGATCATCATCCTCTAAGTAGAGACGGGCAATTTTCAGGTACGTATCCAACTTATAGTCGACATTGTATTGCCTAAGGAGAGACACAAAAAGGTATTTAAACATTTGGgattataaaaaacatttcagatcaAGAAATAAATCTGCCAGCAACTTATTTACTTCTGTCCTGTTTCGAGGGGAATACCAACTAAAACCTGGGCGGCGTTCCTCCAGTCTCCTTCCTTCTCATAAATGGTTGCTAAGTGCTGTCTGATTGAAGCTACCTGAAGACATACAAGAACACAGTTTAATTATACATTTCAATAACTATGCTGAAATTTAACTGTCTGAACGATAAACAACAAATTCTCACAGGGGCTATGAGAGAGGGTCGGGGCATTTACCTGCTCTTCAAAAGAGATGACCCTCGGCTGAATCTTTTCCAAGGTGAAGTGATACACTGCTTTGGCTGTGGCGTCGGGCAGGTTGGGCAGATGTGTGCAGAAGTCGGTGAGTAGCTGTCTCGAGATAACAagactgacattttcattgacCACTGTAAAAGATAAGATAGAAATATTAAATCAAGATATCCTGTTTAAAtctaaattataaataataataagcttGTAGACAATGCAGATCATATAAAAGACCATAGGCACAGCATACTTGCTTCAACAAAAGCCTTCAAGGATTCCAGCTGATCTGCATCTGTAAAGTGAATGGCCTTGTCCAAAATTTGTCGATATCTGCAAAAGATTTAACAGGTTAGAAACTACACCACTTTTTCAACCaataaatggaaatttaaaaggCTGAGACTGTGAAAATGTGATATATTATGCAGTATCATTTAAGACTTCAACATAAATGTATTTGCAAAATCACTTTTACAATCATCTGTATGAAGTGTGAAGAGTGGTTGGTGAGCtcatacatataaatatatacacattttatttaatcaggaagtcacattgGGCTCAAGATCTCATTTACACTGATACCTGAgtacagaaaaatgaaataaatacctaaaaataaatattaatagcagaaatacaaattttcagctaattaaataaacattcaGATAGCTATTAATACTAAAAAAGTGGACATTTGTTAATATAAACAGCGATCAGAGTGTACatttaaatgctttaaaatatGCATTAAGATACACAACCAGGTAGACAATAAGATGATGATTTAAACGCCCATAAGTGCAAGTTAGAAAAgagatcaaataaaacaattacacCCAAAGTCAGTAAGACTGTAACATTTTTGTTGTGCATTTCAGATATGATTGCACATGTTCTGCTAAGACTGGCATGAAGTTGTGGACAGTCATTTCTCCATCACAGTTAGCCACCTGCTTCTCCTGACACAGGACAGATAGATGTAGCTGTAGCACACCACAGAAACGCGTGCAGCGTCCCTGACAATTTGTATTTGCCAGTTGCATATTTGTTGTCAAATACCAATTTggcagctgcagtttcttttaACGGGGGATTTGGTGGCTAGCCCAAGTTCAGGCTCCTGTAAAGCTATGTTATGTTTAGCATCAACAGTGTagctaaaaaaaatgattaaatgtaacGGCAACGTTAATGGTAGACTGGACGTTTTCATTTGGTGTTACAGTTTAATTGAGTATCTGCACAATAAAGTGCTTTAACGGACAATTACGGTTTGTTTCCGTTACTCTCACGTTAACCTATAAGCTAATATAGCAAGCTAGCTAtctaacgttagcttagcttagttcATCACAGCTATCTCACTGCTACTTACTGTACCGTTAATATCAACATTTAAATAAGTGTATGGCTGTTGTTAACAggtaaattattatttcataaattCTGTTACATACTTGGCAGCGAGATCTTTATGAGATCCACTTGAATTCATCAGCTGTGCAAGCTCCTGCCTCACTTCGGTCGCCATTGTCGCCTGCGAagtgtcaacaacagcagcttcctctgccaAGAGGGGAGCGAGTCTTCCGGTCGGTCTGTGTCCCACAGGGCGCGGAGCTCGGTCGGTCCTCCAACCGGGAAACCCTGCCTTCAGCAACCACGGTGGTCACACTCCCCCGCAACCGCCCAATCTTTTCACTATTTCaatgaacaaataaatgcaataaggaataatcattaaaaaatacaaagaaatacacaTAGAAAAATATGATTAAGAATAGCcaattattttatcattaatgtagaccaaaataaatgaacaaataaccAGGGGTCTGTTagttaaatcaaattaaaaaacaaaaaatttaatcGTTTTGACTGAAAGTTCTTTCTCCTCCCTAAAATTCcttagaaaacagaaaatgctgtCAAAAAATGTGCATATATGCATATGACATTTGGCAAATAAAATCGATAAATTTGCTTTTAGTTGCATCTGTGACCTGATGTTGATAGGTCTGTTTTCCTTTATATAAGCCTGCCTTTCTTACTAtctaaattattttctttgcaataatacattttttt
Proteins encoded in this window:
- the plac8.2 gene encoding placenta associated 8, tandem duplicate 2, whose amino-acid sequence is MAVTMQPGRYEASEFQTGLCDFFNDCGICLLGAFCYPCLGCAIASDMNEFCLCGMGMSIRSVYRTKYNINGSLCDDFMMVMCCPMCAACQLKRDIDRRKQQGIF
- the cops4 gene encoding COP9 signalosome complex subunit 4, producing the protein MATEVRQELAQLMNSSGSHKDLAAKYRQILDKAIHFTDADQLESLKAFVEAMVNENVSLVISRQLLTDFCTHLPNLPDATAKAVYHFTLEKIQPRVISFEEQVASIRQHLATIYEKEGDWRNAAQVLVGIPLETGQKQYNVDYKLDTYLKIARLYLEDDDPVQAEAYINRASLLQNESSNEQLQIHYKVCYARVLDFRRKFIEAAQRYNELSYKSIVHESERLEALKHALNCTILASAGQQRSRMLATLFKDERCQQLAAYGILEKMYLDRIIRGNQLQEFAAMLMPHQKATTADGSSILDRAVIEHNLLSASKLYNNITFEELGALLEIPPAKAEKIASQMITEGRMNGFIDQIDGIVHFETREPLPTWDKQIQSLCFQVNNLLEKIRAAAPEWAAQAMEAQMTQ